One window of Thiomicrorhabdus lithotrophica genomic DNA carries:
- the ubiG gene encoding bifunctional 2-polyprenyl-6-hydroxyphenol methylase/3-demethylubiquinol 3-O-methyltransferase UbiG, giving the protein MSSESTQTKNADQSELDNFNRLSNTWWDLEGEFGALHKINPLRLEFILKHHPIENQKIVDIGCGGGILSESLAVNGANVTGIDLAKEVLTVAKLHGLDSGVKVNYQLIAAEQFAEENTEQFDVITCMEMLEHVPDPAAIIQAAAKCVKPGGWVFFSTLNRNYKSYLLAIFAAEQVLNLVPKGTHTHEKFITPAEMDAMARQAGLYLRDASGIEFNPLLNRYGLNNDLSVNYLLAYQKAL; this is encoded by the coding sequence AATCGTCTTTCTAATACCTGGTGGGATTTAGAGGGCGAGTTTGGTGCTTTACATAAAATAAATCCGCTACGTCTGGAATTTATTCTTAAACACCACCCTATTGAAAATCAAAAAATTGTTGATATTGGTTGTGGCGGCGGAATTCTTTCAGAATCACTTGCTGTCAATGGTGCTAACGTTACAGGGATAGATTTAGCCAAAGAGGTCTTAACCGTTGCCAAACTGCACGGTTTAGATTCTGGCGTCAAAGTAAACTACCAGCTTATTGCTGCTGAACAATTTGCAGAAGAAAACACAGAGCAATTTGATGTTATTACCTGCATGGAAATGCTTGAGCACGTTCCAGACCCTGCGGCAATCATTCAAGCGGCAGCTAAATGCGTCAAACCTGGCGGATGGGTTTTCTTTTCAACATTAAATAGAAACTATAAATCTTACTTATTAGCTATTTTTGCAGCCGAACAAGTGCTAAACCTTGTTCCTAAAGGGACTCATACTCACGAAAAATTCATTACTCCTGCCGAGATGGATGCCATGGCAAGACAAGCAGGCCTATATCTACGTGATGCTTCGGGTATTGAATTTAATCCGCTATTGAATCGTTATGGTTTAAATAATGACTTAAGCGTGAACTACCTGCTTGCTTATCAAAAAGCACTTTAA
- a CDS encoding HAD family hydrolase, with amino-acid sequence MSIKCVLFDLDGTLLDTSYDFAHALKLTCLEYNQPILNYQDIRSTVSKGGLSMTQLAFPNLVGEELEERRQKFLGHYMQSINHHTQIFSGLDAGIKALADKNIPWGIVTNKPTYLTEELLKNYAFASAPLTIICGDTLSVRKPNREPMDLAAKQCGVKTEECIYIGDHPRDIQAGINAGMKTAAAMYGYLPDEATEKDWPADYFFHTPYEVSQFIKTL; translated from the coding sequence ATGTCCATAAAATGCGTTCTATTTGATTTAGATGGCACCCTTTTAGATACCTCTTACGACTTTGCTCACGCGCTAAAACTGACTTGCTTAGAATACAACCAGCCTATTCTAAATTATCAAGACATACGCAGCACTGTATCTAAAGGAGGCTTATCTATGACACAACTTGCCTTCCCAAACCTTGTAGGTGAAGAATTAGAAGAAAGACGTCAAAAGTTCTTAGGGCATTACATGCAAAGCATTAATCACCACACCCAAATCTTTTCTGGCCTAGATGCTGGAATCAAAGCCCTAGCGGACAAAAACATCCCTTGGGGAATTGTGACTAATAAGCCTACTTATTTAACGGAAGAACTGTTAAAAAACTACGCTTTTGCTAGTGCCCCTTTAACCATTATTTGTGGTGACACCTTATCTGTGAGAAAGCCTAATCGCGAGCCAATGGATTTAGCGGCAAAACAGTGCGGCGTTAAAACTGAAGAATGTATTTACATTGGAGATCATCCGCGAGATATTCAAGCAGGTATTAATGCAGGTATGAAAACCGCTGCAGCAATGTATGGTTACCTACCAGACGAGGCGACTGAAAAAGATTGGCCTGCGGATTATTTCTTTCATACACCCTATGAAGTCTCTCAATTTATAAAGACATTATAA
- a CDS encoding SDR family NAD(P)-dependent oxidoreductase, translating to MQTYLITGAAQGLGKALAHKLIQANHQVILLDKELKRLNAFYDEIADSELDINLVALYPMDLLGANIDNYKELTENLANEYGHIDGVFLNAAILPAFTPIEHFDYMQWYEVLHTNLNANFHLIQQTLPLLSHSDDGKIVAITDNSITEHPAYYGAYGVAKAGLEQLMKTVAQEIKQTSTHGYIARLETFATESRGRLFPGENPTELTSADNMAGFILASIFDQPIMTTTVDFGVIEKL from the coding sequence ATGCAAACATATTTAATTACGGGTGCCGCACAAGGCTTAGGCAAAGCTTTAGCACACAAGTTAATTCAAGCGAACCATCAAGTCATTCTGTTAGATAAAGAATTAAAACGTCTTAATGCTTTTTATGACGAAATTGCAGACTCAGAATTAGATATTAACTTGGTTGCACTTTATCCAATGGATTTACTCGGTGCAAATATAGATAACTACAAAGAATTGACTGAAAATTTAGCCAATGAATATGGGCATATTGATGGCGTATTTTTAAATGCCGCAATACTTCCTGCGTTTACGCCGATTGAGCACTTTGACTATATGCAATGGTATGAAGTATTACATACTAACCTGAATGCGAACTTTCATCTAATACAACAAACCCTGCCACTGCTTAGTCATTCAGATGATGGGAAAATCGTAGCCATTACCGACAACAGCATTACAGAACACCCTGCTTATTACGGTGCTTATGGCGTGGCTAAAGCCGGTTTGGAACAACTAATGAAAACGGTAGCACAAGAAATTAAGCAAACCAGCACTCATGGCTATATCGCAAGACTAGAAACCTTTGCCACAGAATCTAGGGGGCGACTGTTTCCAGGTGAAAATCCAACTGAACTGACTTCCGCAGACAATATGGCCGGATTTATTCTTGCCTCAATCTTTGACCAACCTATTATGACCACAACGGTTGATTTTGGTGTGATTGAAAAACTTTGA